A region of Vigna radiata var. radiata cultivar VC1973A chromosome 10, Vradiata_ver6, whole genome shotgun sequence DNA encodes the following proteins:
- the LOC106774767 gene encoding myb-like protein J, with protein MAEQSLDWWKELSQDWYDLIDXPXDNFSVPTAFPNNVLPTVDEAPQMLSSSQTLEHMQFHSNKGKRITWTKEEHRRFLEGLYRYGKGNWKNISAYIQTKSTSQVASHAQKYFIRQSKSKEQKKRKSIHDMVMENTTHTNVHIQNSSYNRNLASSEFYEMQPFNPYMNMSDPEELNHMNMTYQPREEMMNQNHMNSNNIFDHPANFNQMQHSQAISFNPYINMPHPPELNHINTLNHHPQNNGIDPTQFNQMQPPF; from the exons ATGGCAGAGCAGAGTTTGGATTGGTGGAAGGAATTGAGTCAGGATTGGTATGACTTGATTGATGNGCCATTNGACAACTTTAGTGTTCCAACCGCCTTTCCTAACAATGTTCTTCCGACCGTTGACGAAGCTCCGCAGATGTTATCATCGTCTCAAACATTGGAACACATGCAGTTTCATTCGAACAAAGGAAAAAGGATAACATGGACAAAAGAGGAGCATAG GAGGTTTTTAGAAGGACTTTATAGGTATGGAAAAGGAAATTGGAAAAACATTTCAGCCTACATTCAAACAAAGAGTACAAGTCAAGTGGCAAGCCATGCACAAAAGTACTTTATCCGTCAAAGTAAATCAAAAGagcaaaagaagagaaaaagcattCATGACATGGTTATGGAGAATACTACTCATACTAATGTTCATATTCAAAATTCATCATATAATAGAAATCTTGCAAGTTCAGAATTTTACGAAATGCAACCCTTCAATCCTTACATGAACATGTCTGATCCAGAAGAGCTAAATCATATGAATATGACTTATCAACCACGAGAAGAAATGATGAACCAAAATCATATGAATTCCAACAACATATTTGATCATCCTGCAAACTTTAATCAAATGCAACACTCGCAAGCCATATCCTTCAATCCTTACATCAACATGCCTCATCCACCAGAGTTAAATCATATCAATACCTTAAATCATCATCCACAAAATAATGGAATAGATCCCACACAGTTTAATCAAATGCAACCACCATTTTAG